One Kaistella polysaccharea DNA segment encodes these proteins:
- a CDS encoding ABC transporter substrate-binding protein — protein MKQLFLSFLILFFLFSCKKEKPTSRQDWQIISKNVQIKKEDQNFHLKSGKFDYKISNVNLPYKKVILLNASLVGYFTALDLENTIIGISSPEYVFSEKIHQLITAGKIQNVGNEQKYNLEKIIALKPDAIFTNYIASFQNTYDLIQKNDIEIIFMDEYLEQNPVEKSRYLVVFGEFFNKQKEAVAYVDMIQKNYDSLKNLAKSSPNKPFVLANEMYGNQWFLPGGQSNLAQFISDANATYINADNTETKAIPMSFEEVFVKGQNAQYWVNIGNHQTKKELLQINPNYTQLPVYNSGKLYTLTGKAVGKANDYFESGVVRADLVLKDYIKIFHADLLPDYKLTYLKELK, from the coding sequence ATGAAACAGCTTTTTTTATCATTTTTAATACTTTTCTTCTTATTTTCCTGTAAAAAAGAGAAACCGACTTCCCGACAAGATTGGCAAATCATCTCAAAAAATGTTCAAATTAAAAAAGAAGATCAAAATTTTCATTTAAAATCAGGAAAATTTGATTACAAAATTTCCAACGTAAATCTGCCTTATAAAAAAGTCATTTTATTAAATGCGAGTTTGGTTGGATATTTTACAGCACTTGATTTAGAAAACACGATCATCGGAATTTCAAGTCCGGAATATGTGTTTTCAGAAAAAATTCATCAACTTATTACAGCAGGTAAAATTCAAAATGTTGGCAACGAGCAGAAATACAACCTTGAAAAAATAATAGCGCTAAAACCTGATGCTATTTTCACAAATTATATCGCGAGTTTTCAAAATACGTACGATCTAATTCAGAAAAATGATATCGAAATTATTTTTATGGATGAATATTTGGAACAAAATCCGGTAGAAAAATCCCGCTATTTAGTAGTTTTTGGGGAATTTTTTAATAAACAAAAGGAAGCAGTTGCTTATGTTGACATGATTCAGAAGAATTACGATTCTCTTAAAAATTTAGCAAAATCTTCTCCCAATAAGCCTTTTGTACTTGCGAATGAAATGTATGGAAATCAATGGTTTTTACCAGGTGGTCAATCAAATCTCGCTCAATTTATATCAGATGCAAATGCTACTTACATTAATGCAGACAATACTGAAACAAAAGCGATCCCAATGAGTTTCGAAGAGGTTTTTGTGAAAGGTCAAAATGCTCAATATTGGGTAAATATCGGAAATCACCAAACGAAGAAAGAACTGCTTCAGATTAATCCAAATTACACCCAACTTCCCGTTTATAATTCGGGTAAACTGTATACCCTTACCGGGAAGGCGGTCGGTAAAGCCAACGATTATTTTGAAAGTGGAGTAGTACGCGCTGATTTGGTGTTGAAAGATTATATCAAAATATTTCATGCAGATTTATTGCCTGATTATAAATTGACTTATTTAAAAGAGCTTAAGTAA
- the mtgA gene encoding monofunctional biosynthetic peptidoglycan transglycosylase, with protein MWKKIKRLIYILILANILFIVWGKFFNPPITLTQIGGLMEYGKLNRDYVSYDEMGNNVKKAVIAAEDQSFFDHSGFDYKAIQKAMAHNEQGKKLRGGSTISQQTAKNIFLWQGRSWVRKGFEAVYTFIIELVWGKEVILERYLNSIEMGRGVFGVESASRYYFHKSAKDLTKSEAAWIATILPNPRKYDPKNPSAYLNKKHNWIMRQMNNITLK; from the coding sequence ATGTGGAAGAAAATTAAAAGACTTATTTACATTCTAATTTTAGCGAATATTCTCTTCATCGTGTGGGGAAAATTTTTTAATCCGCCGATTACGCTGACCCAAATTGGTGGACTGATGGAATACGGGAAACTGAACAGAGATTACGTATCCTACGATGAGATGGGAAATAATGTAAAAAAAGCAGTCATAGCGGCAGAAGATCAAAGTTTTTTTGACCACAGTGGTTTTGATTACAAGGCGATTCAGAAAGCAATGGCACATAATGAGCAAGGAAAAAAATTACGTGGCGGAAGTACAATTTCTCAGCAAACCGCAAAAAATATTTTCCTTTGGCAAGGAAGAAGCTGGGTTAGAAAAGGGTTTGAGGCTGTTTATACTTTTATCATTGAGTTGGTTTGGGGAAAAGAGGTGATTTTAGAAAGATACCTAAATTCCATCGAGATGGGACGTGGCGTATTTGGTGTAGAATCGGCCTCGCGCTATTATTTCCATAAAAGTGCGAAAGATCTGACAAAAAGTGAAGCCGCATGGATTGCCACTATTTTGCCTAACCCAAGAAAATATGACCCAAAAAATCCCTCAGCGTATCTTAATAAAAAGCATAATTGGATCATGCGTCAGATGAATAATATCACGCTGAAATAA
- a CDS encoding site-specific recombinase, whose product MAFAFPHKEGFSTILIKYFSFKNETKSLEPLTEILRSVRKVNFQEVLQFLREHQDVTENFSYYIQSLFKGKPFNLSLTEANILSENAFYPELKKRLLDKFLPSVENEDTVWYLVDTISVRPKADLEFFKSLDQESFSELFKILKIDQLILKKSVKTELLFSLNILSWRIIGNALDVQVVNMAPEYRNFDNPFLALQNEIDLLNVSYKEDPAFYLTSKSVNYKQIKIYMKQCLDFVSLAFKNSSKYGISGKINQALLKIRQQLQRMSDILSVMVFDKDEDVIHNSKKLIFKILEYKSHKNNLRELFLDSTTLKSHLITNHTAETGTHYIASTGKDYMKMFWKASGGGVIVGALCVLKLLYSYIPGSDFSHAFLYSFNYAMGFIMIYLMKYTLATKQPAMTAATMAKVLSEGQNTRKNYVDFAHLVSKLFRTQFIAFMGNVLLAFPIALAIIYGMDVFFKQNFAIDKSATLLRDLDPIQSKAILHACIAGFFLFLSGIISGNIGNSSVFYHIPKRIEKNPFLNYFLGKSSAKGLSEYYAKNWAGIISNFWFGIFLGATGPIGLFLGLDLDIRHITFASGNFALGLYGADFSVSSATFWISFVTVFLIGFFNFAVSFGLSTILAFRSRQVNFGELKEIYREIFRYFMKNPLRFFLPIRSRLDGSAKEMVENTVVTKPEDR is encoded by the coding sequence ATGGCATTCGCATTTCCACATAAAGAGGGTTTCAGTACAATTCTGATCAAATATTTTAGTTTCAAAAATGAAACGAAATCTTTGGAGCCTCTGACTGAAATTTTACGAAGTGTTCGGAAAGTGAATTTCCAGGAAGTTCTTCAGTTTTTGCGGGAGCACCAAGATGTTACTGAGAATTTTTCTTATTATATTCAAAGCTTATTTAAAGGAAAACCCTTTAACCTTTCCCTTACCGAAGCCAATATTTTATCTGAAAATGCCTTTTATCCGGAACTTAAAAAGAGATTGCTGGATAAGTTTTTACCTAGCGTAGAAAATGAAGATACCGTCTGGTATTTGGTAGATACAATTTCAGTGCGCCCAAAAGCCGATCTGGAATTTTTTAAAAGTTTAGATCAGGAAAGCTTCAGCGAGCTTTTTAAGATTTTAAAAATTGATCAGCTGATTCTTAAAAAAAGTGTAAAAACAGAGTTGCTATTTTCTTTGAATATTCTTTCCTGGCGAATTATTGGTAATGCGCTCGACGTGCAAGTCGTGAATATGGCTCCCGAATATCGAAATTTTGATAACCCATTTTTAGCGCTTCAGAATGAAATTGATTTGCTTAATGTAAGTTATAAAGAAGATCCGGCCTTTTATCTTACCTCGAAAAGTGTTAATTATAAGCAGATCAAAATCTATATGAAACAATGCCTGGATTTTGTTTCCCTGGCATTTAAAAATTCCTCGAAGTATGGGATTTCAGGTAAAATTAATCAGGCTTTATTAAAGATTCGTCAGCAACTTCAGCGGATGTCAGATATTTTATCGGTGATGGTTTTTGATAAGGATGAAGATGTCATACACAATTCTAAAAAACTCATTTTTAAAATTTTAGAATACAAATCGCACAAGAATAATTTGCGCGAACTTTTCCTCGACAGCACGACTTTAAAATCTCATTTAATTACCAATCACACCGCAGAAACGGGCACGCATTATATTGCTTCCACAGGCAAAGATTACATGAAAATGTTTTGGAAGGCAAGTGGTGGTGGCGTAATTGTAGGGGCACTTTGCGTTTTAAAGTTGTTGTACAGCTATATTCCCGGCAGCGATTTTTCACATGCTTTTTTATATTCATTCAATTACGCCATGGGTTTCATTATGATTTATCTGATGAAATATACTTTAGCAACCAAACAACCTGCAATGACTGCTGCCACAATGGCAAAGGTGCTTTCTGAAGGTCAGAACACCCGTAAGAATTATGTGGATTTCGCACATTTGGTTTCAAAGCTTTTCCGCACGCAGTTTATCGCTTTTATGGGTAATGTTTTGTTGGCTTTTCCTATAGCGCTCGCCATTATTTACGGAATGGATGTTTTTTTTAAGCAGAATTTTGCCATTGATAAATCTGCGACATTGCTTCGTGATTTAGATCCAATTCAATCGAAAGCTATTTTACACGCTTGTATTGCCGGTTTTTTTCTTTTCCTGTCAGGAATTATTTCTGGTAATATTGGCAACAGTTCCGTTTTTTATCACATTCCAAAACGGATCGAGAAAAATCCTTTTCTGAACTACTTTCTGGGGAAATCTTCAGCAAAAGGACTATCAGAATATTACGCGAAAAACTGGGCAGGAATTATATCTAATTTTTGGTTCGGAATATTTCTGGGTGCAACCGGTCCGATCGGTCTATTTCTGGGACTCGATCTGGATATTCGGCACATTACTTTTGCTTCCGGAAATTTTGCCTTGGGTCTTTACGGCGCCGATTTTTCTGTAAGCAGCGCAACTTTCTGGATTTCATTTGTTACCGTTTTTCTAATCGGTTTTTTCAACTTTGCAGTAAGTTTCGGGCTATCAACAATTTTAGCATTTAGATCGCGTCAGGTAAACTTTGGAGAACTGAAAGAAATTTATCGGGAAATTTTCCGGTATTTTATGAAGAATCCACTGCGTTTTTTCCTGCCGATTCGTTCTCGTTTAGATGGCAGTGCCAAAGAGATGGTTGAAAATACCGTGGTTACAAAACCAGAAGATCGCTAA
- the recF gene encoding DNA replication/repair protein RecF (All proteins in this family for which functions are known are DNA-binding proteins that assist the filamentation of RecA onto DNA for the initiation of recombination or recombinational repair.), with protein sequence MIIRKLSLINFKNHPEQHFEFSAQINCFVGNNGVGKTNILDALHYLSVAKSFLGNTDLNNIKTNEDFFAIEGEIFDDEKDIIIKIQQPKDAKKLVKKNDKSYNRIADHIGFLPSVIISPYDSNLISDAGESRRKFLDSMISQTDSDYLFNLIQYQKTVQQRNALLKNFAKNRYFDSESLEIYDEPLTKFGTRIFEKRRHFTNLMIPFIQNYYRIISHDNEEVSVQYKSDLLDTNFSNLLAQNLEKDRVLTYTSKGIHKDDLAFEMNGSAMRKTASQGQQKSFLIALKLSQMNRIKELTGKTPILLLDDIFDKLDDSRVTQLIELVNQEHFGQIFITDTSKERTENVVKRINEENKIFEIL encoded by the coding sequence ATGATCATCCGTAAACTTTCGTTAATCAATTTCAAAAATCACCCAGAGCAACATTTCGAGTTTTCCGCCCAGATCAATTGCTTCGTGGGCAATAATGGCGTGGGAAAAACAAATATTCTAGATGCACTTCACTATCTCTCGGTCGCAAAAAGTTTTTTAGGAAATACCGATTTGAATAACATTAAAACAAATGAAGATTTCTTTGCAATTGAAGGAGAAATTTTCGATGATGAAAAAGATATAATCATTAAAATTCAGCAACCAAAAGACGCAAAAAAATTAGTAAAGAAAAATGACAAATCTTATAACCGTATTGCTGACCATATCGGATTTCTGCCCAGCGTTATCATTTCTCCCTACGACTCAAATTTAATTTCAGATGCGGGCGAAAGTCGCCGCAAGTTTCTGGACTCCATGATTTCGCAAACTGATTCTGATTATCTTTTCAATTTAATTCAATATCAAAAAACGGTACAGCAGCGAAATGCACTCTTGAAAAATTTTGCTAAAAACAGATATTTCGATAGTGAAAGTCTGGAAATTTACGACGAACCCTTAACCAAATTTGGAACACGTATTTTTGAGAAAAGAAGACATTTTACAAATTTGATGATTCCTTTTATTCAAAATTATTACCGTATAATTTCTCACGATAATGAAGAGGTTTCAGTTCAATATAAATCGGACCTTTTGGATACGAACTTCTCGAACCTGCTTGCCCAGAATTTGGAAAAAGACCGCGTTTTAACTTATACTTCAAAAGGAATTCACAAAGACGATCTGGCCTTTGAGATGAACGGTTCTGCTATGCGTAAAACAGCAAGCCAAGGACAACAGAAATCATTTTTGATCGCCTTGAAACTTTCACAAATGAACAGAATAAAAGAACTAACGGGAAAGACACCCATTCTTTTATTGGATGATATTTTCGATAAACTTGATGATTCTCGCGTTACGCAATTAATAGAATTGGTTAATCAGGAACATTTTGGGCAAATCTTTATTACGGATACCAGTAAAGAAAGGACTGAAAATGTGGTGAAAAGGATTAATGAAGAAAATAAAATTTTTGAAATTTTATGA